A stretch of Amycolatopsis balhimycina FH 1894 DNA encodes these proteins:
- a CDS encoding tyrosine-type recombinase/integrase, whose product MSADYLPQVANAVPAGTRRVYGSYWERVVAVWGDRRIDEPTPLEIRQLADEVKARVVVRKNSRGGRSAAEHLIAALRCMYRHAVADQLIAEADNPATRVAKPRRLASTRRALPNERLAEINDVAAATGNDPELDLLILRLHTETACRRGGALALCPDDLDAEQCLVRLREKGETVRWQPVSPTLMRHLLRHAEERGATSGDQLLRYRIGQPITARRYDYLWTRLGKHLPWVARQGVTTHWLRHTTLTWVERNFGYGVAREYAGHTGKSDAGTTTTYVRADLHEVAAALAAMTGETHPLAESRERNSVISRPHYQAA is encoded by the coding sequence ATGAGCGCTGACTACCTTCCGCAGGTCGCCAATGCTGTCCCAGCAGGTACTCGTCGCGTTTACGGCTCGTACTGGGAACGCGTCGTCGCGGTCTGGGGCGATCGGCGAATCGACGAGCCGACGCCGCTGGAAATCCGGCAACTTGCCGATGAGGTGAAGGCTCGCGTTGTCGTCCGGAAGAACTCACGGGGCGGGCGAAGCGCGGCGGAGCATTTGATCGCTGCGCTGAGGTGCATGTATCGGCATGCTGTCGCCGATCAGCTGATCGCCGAGGCGGACAACCCGGCGACACGCGTTGCCAAGCCTCGACGGCTGGCCAGCACCCGACGGGCATTGCCGAACGAGCGACTCGCTGAGATCAACGACGTCGCCGCGGCGACCGGAAACGATCCGGAACTCGACTTGCTCATCCTGCGACTGCACACCGAGACAGCGTGCCGCCGGGGTGGGGCACTCGCCCTGTGTCCCGACGACCTGGACGCCGAGCAGTGTCTGGTTCGGTTGCGTGAGAAGGGCGAGACGGTGCGGTGGCAGCCGGTGTCTCCCACCCTGATGCGCCATCTCCTCCGGCACGCTGAAGAGCGTGGCGCGACCTCCGGTGACCAGCTCTTGAGGTATCGCATTGGCCAGCCGATCACTGCTCGGCGCTACGACTACTTGTGGACGCGCTTGGGAAAGCACCTGCCGTGGGTCGCAAGGCAGGGAGTCACCACGCACTGGCTGCGACACACGACCCTGACCTGGGTGGAGCGGAACTTCGGCTATGGTGTCGCGCGGGAGTACGCGGGGCATACCGGCAAGAGCGACGCCGGCACCACGACCACCTACGTCCGGGCCGATCTCCACGAAGTCGCCGCTGCTCTGGCCGCCATGACCGGCGAGACTCACCCGCTCGCGGAAAGCCGCGAGCGCAACTCGGTTATCAGCCGACCTCATTATCAGGCCGCTTAA
- a CDS encoding tyrosine-type recombinase/integrase, whose amino-acid sequence MAVAAVRDLRSHRPSPSADELEQFEVDVMAGLVLARSSAGMADKTIRGELSNLEQIRDWFGRPLWEMEPSDADVYFGRELRKAPSGTRLARASALSLYFEFLELRHKVELHAMTGRVVECPLDEVNRPRGNKNAKLRIPPLESEVRTLFTGWARSLADCRKYAPTARNYAAARLMADVGLRINEARHLDLDDIRWELGRFGKLHVRIGKGARGSGPRERMVPLLNDAGRTLRWYIEDVWGQFDDDHTRHGAPLFPSERRHTDRSRCRVSYNALRVGLVEATAEHLPSWAGRLTPHVLRHYCASQLYLGGVDLISIQEMYGHAWVATTMKYVHVQRSRIEDAWIAGQKRAAARLEGLM is encoded by the coding sequence TTGGCGGTCGCGGCAGTGCGGGACCTGCGGTCACATCGGCCGTCGCCCTCGGCGGATGAGCTCGAGCAGTTCGAGGTCGACGTGATGGCCGGGTTGGTGCTGGCCCGGTCTTCGGCCGGGATGGCGGACAAGACCATCCGTGGCGAGCTGAGCAACCTGGAGCAGATCCGGGACTGGTTCGGACGGCCGCTGTGGGAGATGGAACCGTCCGATGCGGACGTCTACTTCGGACGCGAGCTGCGGAAGGCGCCGAGCGGGACCCGGCTGGCGCGGGCGAGCGCGCTGTCCCTGTACTTCGAGTTCCTGGAGTTGCGGCACAAGGTCGAGCTGCACGCGATGACCGGCCGGGTCGTGGAGTGTCCGCTCGACGAGGTGAACCGGCCCCGCGGCAACAAGAACGCGAAGCTGCGCATCCCGCCGCTGGAGTCCGAAGTCCGCACCTTGTTCACGGGGTGGGCAAGAAGTCTCGCGGACTGCCGGAAGTACGCCCCGACGGCCCGTAACTACGCGGCGGCGCGGTTGATGGCCGATGTCGGGCTGCGCATCAACGAGGCCCGCCACCTCGATCTGGACGACATTCGGTGGGAACTGGGCCGCTTCGGGAAGCTGCACGTCCGCATCGGCAAGGGCGCGCGAGGTTCCGGGCCGCGGGAGCGGATGGTGCCGCTGCTCAACGACGCCGGCCGCACCTTGCGCTGGTACATCGAAGACGTGTGGGGCCAGTTCGACGACGATCACACCCGTCACGGCGCGCCGCTGTTTCCCTCCGAGCGCCGCCACACGGACCGGTCGCGTTGCCGGGTCAGCTACAACGCGCTGCGGGTCGGGCTGGTCGAGGCAACCGCCGAGCATCTGCCGTCGTGGGCGGGGCGGCTGACGCCACATGTGCTGCGGCACTATTGCGCTTCGCAGCTCTACTTGGGCGGCGTCGATCTGATCTCCATTCAGGAGATGTACGGCCACGCTTGGGTTGCCACCACGATGAAGTACGTCCATGTGCAGCGCAGCCGGATCGAGGACGCCTGGATCGCCGGGCAGAAACGCGCTGCCGCGCGGCTGGAAGGGCTGATGTGA
- a CDS encoding helix-turn-helix domain-containing protein has protein sequence MRWNLRLAAANRGIWQASDLQRMLAERGLVVSLGKMSNLWSGQPASIKLADLEVICAVLGCEVGELLIPEPETVPQPETAASDQSVAGERPTPRVVPRRRDGRSLPPT, from the coding sequence ATGCGGTGGAACCTGCGGCTGGCCGCCGCGAATCGCGGCATCTGGCAGGCATCCGACCTGCAACGCATGCTGGCCGAACGCGGCCTGGTCGTCTCGCTGGGCAAAATGTCGAATCTGTGGTCCGGACAGCCGGCGTCGATCAAGCTCGCCGATCTGGAGGTGATCTGCGCGGTGCTGGGCTGCGAGGTCGGCGAACTGCTGATCCCGGAACCGGAAACCGTGCCGCAGCCCGAGACTGCCGCGTCCGATCAGTCGGTCGCAGGCGAACGCCCGACGCCGCGTGTGGTGCCGCGGCGACGAGATGGCCGATCGCTTCCCCCGACGTGA
- a CDS encoding TRM11 family SAM-dependent methyltransferase, whose translation MTSRPKGTCTAMTTTPPNTASSSADEPTMPLSRAFIDALDTTPPADFGDLPVSVWATAQASPAAQRKGRYVPESTAHPAKMLPAVAAHAIEHYTKPGEVVLDPMCGIGTTLIEAIDLGRRAVGVEYEPHWADIARANLRFARERGHDHDGQVVRGDARQLARLLPAEYVGQVALVVTSPPYGPSVHGLVNTNREPGIDKVSKRHYRYGSALDRGNLANIGHHRLLVGFTRILTACARVVRPGGHVAITVRPWREHAELVDLPSQVVACGAAAGLIPVERCVALLARVADTELVTRGSFFQRDFIRKQRDAGLPLHLIAHEDVVVFREPRTRSSSEKPKQVQTEPEHAPGSLSGLDARVRKGSEGAAA comes from the coding sequence ATGACCAGCCGACCGAAAGGCACGTGCACCGCCATGACCACCACGCCGCCGAACACCGCGTCGTCCTCGGCCGACGAGCCGACCATGCCGCTTTCCCGCGCGTTCATCGACGCCCTCGACACCACCCCGCCCGCCGACTTCGGCGATCTGCCGGTGTCAGTGTGGGCGACCGCGCAGGCCTCGCCGGCCGCGCAGCGCAAAGGCCGGTACGTGCCCGAGTCGACCGCGCACCCGGCCAAAATGCTGCCCGCCGTCGCCGCGCACGCCATCGAGCACTACACCAAACCGGGGGAGGTGGTGCTGGACCCGATGTGCGGGATCGGCACCACCCTGATCGAGGCGATTGACCTCGGCCGCCGCGCCGTCGGCGTCGAGTACGAGCCGCACTGGGCCGACATCGCCCGGGCGAACCTGCGCTTCGCCCGCGAGCGCGGCCACGATCATGACGGCCAGGTTGTCCGCGGTGACGCCCGCCAGCTCGCACGGTTGCTGCCCGCCGAGTACGTCGGCCAGGTCGCGCTGGTCGTCACCTCGCCACCGTATGGGCCGTCGGTGCACGGCCTGGTCAACACGAACCGGGAGCCCGGCATCGACAAGGTCAGCAAACGCCACTACCGCTACGGCAGCGCACTCGACCGCGGCAACCTCGCCAACATCGGGCACCACCGGCTGCTCGTAGGTTTCACCCGCATCCTGACCGCCTGTGCACGCGTCGTACGCCCGGGCGGCCACGTGGCGATCACGGTCCGGCCGTGGCGCGAGCACGCCGAGCTGGTCGACCTTCCGTCGCAGGTGGTCGCCTGCGGCGCTGCTGCCGGCTTGATCCCGGTCGAGCGGTGCGTGGCCCTCTTGGCCCGGGTTGCGGACACCGAGCTGGTCACGCGCGGCAGCTTCTTCCAACGCGACTTCATCCGCAAGCAGCGCGACGCCGGCCTGCCCTTGCACCTGATCGCTCACGAGGACGTCGTCGTGTTCCGTGAGCCCCGAACCCGCTCAAGTTCAGAAAAACCGAAGCAGGTTCAGACCGAACCCGAGCACGCACCTGGGTCATTGTCAGGGTTGGATGCTCGGGTTCGCAAGGGATCCGAGGGCGCGGCAGCATGA
- a CDS encoding sigma-70 family RNA polymerase sigma factor, with the protein MFDTARTAFAWLVTGPHPVALDGRQIRGLPPRLVPLDEVGKLTVSKGCPQQTRDAVWTALVTRSRAEGSTWTVACAGLALPVLLPVAAKLTNRFRGEVHDIHAAVLTGFLEALTDVDLDRPAILVRLRWAAYRAGHRALREALDAAAPVADLGARAPGPEQVGGHPDFVLLAAVEAGVLTAAEAALIGDTRFGEMSLADAAQARGQTYKATQQARHRAERKLAEYLNAMRESDAATRPKRRRTVAREPEKTRRPVSPRPPKFGVGERGTRVPARPRPSRSTSEPGAVQEASSCD; encoded by the coding sequence GTGTTCGATACCGCCCGCACCGCATTCGCCTGGCTGGTCACCGGACCGCACCCGGTCGCCCTCGACGGCCGCCAGATCCGCGGACTGCCACCGCGGCTCGTGCCGCTGGACGAAGTCGGCAAGCTGACCGTCTCGAAAGGATGTCCACAGCAGACGCGAGACGCGGTGTGGACAGCGCTCGTAACGCGGTCCCGTGCCGAGGGCAGCACGTGGACGGTCGCGTGCGCCGGGCTCGCGCTGCCCGTCCTGTTACCGGTCGCGGCGAAGCTGACCAACCGGTTCCGCGGCGAGGTCCATGACATCCACGCCGCGGTGCTGACCGGCTTCCTCGAAGCGCTCACCGACGTCGACCTCGACCGGCCGGCCATCCTCGTCCGGCTGCGCTGGGCCGCCTACCGCGCCGGCCACCGCGCCTTGCGTGAGGCGCTCGACGCTGCGGCGCCGGTCGCCGACCTCGGCGCTCGCGCTCCCGGGCCGGAGCAGGTCGGCGGACATCCCGATTTCGTTCTGCTCGCCGCCGTCGAGGCCGGTGTTCTTACTGCTGCCGAAGCCGCGCTGATCGGCGACACGAGGTTTGGCGAGATGTCGCTGGCGGATGCGGCGCAGGCCCGCGGACAGACGTATAAGGCGACGCAGCAGGCCCGGCACCGCGCCGAACGCAAGCTCGCCGAATACCTGAACGCTATGCGCGAGAGCGACGCGGCAACGCGGCCGAAGAGGCGGCGCACTGTCGCCCGCGAACCCGAGAAGACGCGGCGTCCGGTGTCTCCCCGGCCACCGAAATTCGGAGTTGGTGAGCGCGGGACGCGAGTGCCCGCTCGCCCTCGCCCATCCCGGTCCACGTCGGAACCGGGCGCCGTTCAGGAGGCGTCCTCATGCGACTGA
- a CDS encoding pilin, translating into MVLGCMLAAAALLLGGSAAHAETVQYVALAQSVDQVLSNIRSWIMGILAGVALVFLTIGGLRYLLASGDPGEIEKAKGAFKAAGIGFGLAALAPLVVEILKTIVGGV; encoded by the coding sequence ATGGTGCTCGGCTGCATGCTGGCCGCCGCCGCGCTGCTGCTCGGTGGTTCCGCGGCGCACGCGGAGACCGTGCAGTACGTCGCGCTCGCCCAGTCCGTCGATCAGGTCCTGTCGAATATCCGCTCGTGGATCATGGGCATTCTCGCCGGCGTCGCGCTCGTGTTCCTGACCATCGGCGGGCTCCGCTACCTCCTGGCGTCCGGCGATCCGGGCGAGATCGAGAAGGCGAAGGGCGCGTTCAAGGCCGCCGGGATCGGGTTCGGTCTCGCCGCGCTCGCGCCGCTGGTCGTCGAAATCCTCAAGACGATCGTCGGCGGGGTGTAG
- a CDS encoding PrgI family protein, which produces MSYPVRIPADVDRPDRVLGPLTARQLAILGVTGLLLYALYNATHRLVPLPLFLVFAAPVALAVTVVALGRRDGVPLDRLLAAAVRQRFTPHHQVSAPEGIQPVPEWLAGSHSGDDVAPTPLELPARGVDGGTAAGIVDLGPDGLAVIAACSTVNFSLRTPAEQEALVSSFARYLHSLTAPVQFLVRAERLDLAPQIAELRARAGGLPHPALEAAAHDHADYLIQLAEHADLLRRQVLLVLREPARPTVTSALGRFRRSAAAEVIDPAARQAGEQRLVRRLTEAVELLTAAGIAVTALDAATATGVLAAACNPDTFLPPSAALAGAGDIVTAVPGTDLYDDEIEGR; this is translated from the coding sequence ATGTCCTATCCCGTGCGCATTCCCGCCGACGTCGACCGGCCCGACCGCGTCCTCGGCCCGCTGACCGCCCGGCAGCTGGCGATCCTCGGCGTCACCGGCCTGCTGCTCTACGCCCTCTACAACGCCACCCACAGACTCGTCCCGCTGCCGCTGTTCCTGGTTTTCGCAGCTCCGGTCGCGCTCGCAGTCACGGTTGTCGCGCTCGGCCGCCGCGACGGCGTCCCGCTCGACCGCCTGCTGGCGGCCGCGGTCCGGCAACGGTTCACACCGCACCACCAGGTGTCAGCGCCCGAGGGCATCCAGCCGGTTCCGGAATGGCTCGCCGGCAGCCACTCGGGAGATGACGTGGCGCCGACACCGCTGGAGCTGCCCGCCCGCGGCGTCGACGGCGGGACGGCCGCGGGCATCGTGGACCTGGGGCCGGATGGGCTCGCGGTGATCGCCGCGTGCTCGACGGTCAACTTCTCGCTGCGCACTCCCGCCGAGCAGGAGGCCCTCGTCAGCTCGTTCGCCCGCTACCTGCACTCGCTCACCGCGCCGGTTCAGTTCCTGGTTCGGGCGGAGCGGCTCGACCTCGCCCCGCAGATCGCCGAGCTGCGCGCACGAGCCGGCGGGCTGCCCCATCCCGCGCTCGAAGCCGCAGCGCACGACCACGCTGACTACCTCATCCAGCTCGCCGAGCACGCCGACCTGCTGCGCCGCCAGGTCCTGCTCGTCCTGCGCGAACCCGCCCGCCCGACCGTCACCTCGGCGCTAGGACGCTTCCGGCGCAGCGCGGCAGCCGAAGTGATCGACCCCGCCGCGCGCCAGGCTGGCGAGCAGCGACTCGTCCGGCGCCTCACCGAGGCGGTCGAGCTGCTCACCGCGGCTGGGATCGCCGTCACCGCGCTGGACGCCGCGACCGCCACCGGGGTGCTGGCCGCCGCCTGCAACCCCGACACCTTCCTCCCACCCTCGGCCGCGCTCGCAGGCGCCGGTGACATCGTCACCGCCGTCCCGGGCACCGACCTCTACGACGACGAGATCGAAGGCCGGTGA
- a CDS encoding VirB4 family type IV secretion system protein, with amino-acid sequence MSKIQHRSSTAEAFTPDALSIGSRHLEVGNEWVASFGVTGYPQEVYPGWLAPLLTYPARLDVSVHVQPVDPVTATSGLKKQRARLESSRRHHARHDQLDDPDLDAAAEDAADLSRRIARGEGRLFKFGLYLTIHAPDEETLAEEVSALRSLCASLLLDAKPATYRSLQGWVTTLPLGLDSLGLKRTFDTAAASAAFPFTSPDLPAVDPTSSVPSGVLYGYNVGSQGLVHWDRFACDNHNAVVLGRSGSGKSYLVKLETLRSLYRDIQAFVIDPEDEYARLAAQVGGAYVHLGAGGVRLNPFDLPIHITAAGRRTAPQDALTRRALFLQTVLAVCLGAELTAGERAALDTALTTTYANAGITTDARTWTRPAPLMRDLRDVLAASGDAVATDLAARLHPFVDGAFADLFSGPTTTAPDGHLVVFSLRDLPEELKAIGTLLTLDAVWRRVSNPADRRRRLVVVDEAWLLMQSPDGAKFLYRMSKTFRKHWAGLTVATQDIDDVLHSELGRAIVANAATSVLLRQSPQAIDQIAATFNLSEGQRQFLLTADRGQGLLGSGTEWVAFQALASPAEDVLVTTDPEFLSTLQDADANREWVEL; translated from the coding sequence ATGTCCAAGATCCAGCACCGCAGTTCGACGGCCGAGGCGTTCACGCCGGACGCGCTGTCGATCGGCAGCCGCCACCTCGAAGTCGGGAACGAGTGGGTCGCCTCGTTCGGCGTGACCGGCTACCCGCAGGAGGTCTACCCTGGCTGGCTCGCGCCGCTGCTGACCTACCCCGCAAGGCTCGACGTCTCCGTACACGTCCAGCCGGTCGATCCGGTCACGGCGACCAGCGGGCTGAAGAAGCAACGCGCTCGGCTGGAGTCCTCGCGACGCCACCACGCCCGGCACGACCAGCTCGACGACCCCGATCTCGACGCGGCCGCCGAAGACGCCGCCGACCTCTCGCGGCGCATCGCCCGCGGCGAAGGCCGGCTGTTCAAATTCGGCCTCTACCTCACCATCCACGCACCCGACGAGGAGACACTCGCCGAGGAAGTGTCGGCGCTTCGGTCGTTGTGCGCGTCGCTGCTGCTGGACGCCAAACCGGCGACGTACCGGTCGCTGCAAGGCTGGGTCACCACGCTGCCGCTCGGGCTGGACTCCCTCGGTCTGAAAAGGACGTTCGACACCGCCGCCGCGTCCGCCGCATTTCCCTTCACATCACCGGACCTGCCCGCCGTCGATCCGACCTCGTCCGTGCCGAGCGGCGTGCTCTACGGCTACAACGTCGGCTCCCAAGGGCTCGTGCACTGGGACCGGTTCGCCTGCGACAACCACAACGCCGTCGTCCTCGGCCGATCCGGCTCGGGCAAGTCCTACCTGGTCAAGCTCGAGACCCTGCGCAGCCTCTACCGGGACATCCAGGCGTTCGTCATCGACCCCGAAGACGAATACGCCCGCCTCGCCGCCCAGGTCGGCGGCGCCTACGTCCACCTCGGCGCCGGCGGCGTCCGGCTCAACCCCTTCGACCTGCCCATCCACATCACCGCGGCCGGACGCCGGACCGCGCCGCAGGACGCGCTGACCCGGCGCGCGCTGTTCCTGCAGACCGTCCTCGCGGTGTGCCTCGGTGCCGAGCTGACCGCCGGCGAACGCGCCGCCCTCGACACCGCGCTCACCACGACCTACGCAAACGCTGGCATCACCACCGACGCCCGAACCTGGACCCGGCCAGCACCGCTGATGCGGGACCTGCGCGACGTCCTGGCAGCGAGCGGCGATGCCGTGGCCACGGACCTCGCCGCCCGGCTGCACCCATTCGTCGACGGCGCCTTCGCCGACCTGTTCTCCGGCCCGACCACCACAGCACCGGATGGCCACCTCGTCGTGTTCTCCCTGCGGGACCTGCCCGAGGAGCTCAAGGCGATCGGCACGCTGCTGACCCTCGACGCGGTCTGGCGGCGGGTGTCCAACCCGGCCGACCGGCGCCGGCGGCTGGTGGTCGTCGACGAGGCGTGGCTGCTGATGCAGTCCCCCGATGGCGCGAAGTTCCTCTACCGGATGTCCAAGACTTTCCGGAAGCACTGGGCCGGGCTCACGGTCGCGACCCAGGACATCGACGACGTCCTGCACAGCGAACTCGGCCGGGCGATCGTGGCCAACGCCGCCACCAGCGTCCTGCTGCGCCAGTCCCCGCAGGCGATCGACCAGATCGCGGCGACCTTCAACCTCTCCGAAGGACAACGCCAGTTCCTGCTCACCGCCGACCGCGGCCAAGGCCTGCTCGGCTCCGGTACCGAATGGGTTGCTTTCCAAGCGCTCGCCTCGCCGGCTGAAGACGTCCTCGTCACGACTGACCCGGAGTTCCTGTCGACGCTGCAGGACGCGGACGCGAACCGTGAATGGGTGGAGCTGTGA